The Lipingzhangella halophila genome segment CCAGCGCCCCATGGCGACCGTGTCGCGCACGGTGACGGGAAGCCGGTCCGGGGCGGCGCTGCGCTGGACGACGAGAGCGGGGTGCTCATCGTGTGCGCGACGCACCGTCCCGGAGGCGGGGGAGTGGACGCCGGCGATGACGCCCAGGAGGGTCGATTTCCCCGACCCGTTCGGCCCGACGAGCGCGGTGACGCGGTGGGCGGGGATGTCCGCGTTGACCTGGCGTAGCGCTGTGGTGGCGCCGTAGACCGCGGAGACATCGCGGAGCCCGACGGCAACCGGTGTGGGGCAGACCATGCGACCTCCATTGATAACGATAATGGTTTTCATTGTATGTTGGTCCGCGTGGATTGGTTGTTCGCCCCATTCGAAGTCTCCTTCGTCGCGCGGGCACTCGTCGCCGGCGTGCTGGTCTCGGGTATCTGTGCCCTGGCCGGCGCGTGGGTGGTGCTGCGCGGCATGGCGTTTCTCGGTGACGCGATGGCGCACGGGATGCTGCCCGGAGTCGCCCTCGCGTCGTTGCTGGGAGGGAATCTGTTCCTCGGGGCGGCGCTGAGTGCCGTGGTCATGGCTCTCGGGGTGACCGCTCTGACGCGGTCGCCGCGGATGTCCCAGGACACGAGTATCGGTCTGCTCTTCGTTGGCATGCTGTCGCTGGGTGTGATCATCGTGTCGCACTCGCAGTCCTTCGCCGTGGACCTGACCGCCCTGCTGTTCGGCGATGTGCTCGCGGTGCGCCCGCGTGACCTGGCCGTCCTCGCGGTCGCGCTCGCTGGAGCCGCGGTTCTTTCGCTCGTGGGCCATCGCGCGTTCGTGGCGCTGTGCTTCGACTCCCGTAAGGCCGTGACCCTCGGGTTGCGTCCCCGCCTCGCGCACGCCGGAATGCTCGGCCTGGTGACCCTGGCCATCGTCGCGTCGTTCCACGTCGTGGGCACGCTGCTGGTGTTCGGCCTGCTGATCGCCCCCGCGGCGGCGATGGTGCTGTGGGCCCGGCGGATCCCGGTGATCATGCTGGGCGCCGCGATCCTGGGCGCGTTGTCGACGTTCACCGGGTTGCTCGTCTCGTGGCACACGGGCACCGCGGCTGGGGCCACGATCACCGCGACCGCCGTCGTCCTCTTCTTCCTGTCCGCGGGGGCGACATACGTGTGGGGACACCGCCCGGCGACCCGCGCGGTCGCCGCGGACGGACATCCCGGAAAGGATCTGGTGTACACGCGATGAGACCGCCTGCCAGAAACAGCGTCGTGCTCGCCGCCGCATCGGGAGCGCTGATGCTCGCGGGATGCGGTGCCGGCGAAGCCGGCGAGAGCGACGAGAGCACGCCGCACGGCTATGTCGAGGGTGCCGAGGAGACCGCGGAACCCCAGTGGCGCCTGGTCGTGGCCGACGCCGAGAGTGGCGCGCTGCGCATGCTGGATCCGGCGACCGAGGAGATCACCGAGGCCGGGGAGGTCCCCGGGGTACGCGAGGCCGTTACCGACGGGCGGTTCGTCTACCTCGGCACCGGCGCCGAGGCCACCGTGTTCGACAGCGGTGCCTGGACGGTCGACCACGGCGACCACGTGCACTACTACCGCACCGAACCGGACATGCTCGGCACGACCGGGGCCGGCGACGGGCTCCGCGCCGCCGGAGACCAGGCGGTCACGGCACTGACCACCGACGACGGCAGCCACGTGCTCGACCGCAACGCACTGGAAGAGGACGGCGAGGTCAGCGAGGCCGCGACCGTCGATGGCGCGGCGGCCCTCTCCCTCAACGAGCGGCTGCTGGTCGCCGGCACCGGCGAGTCCGGCGCGTTCCAGGTACTCGCGCGGGACGGTGAGCCCGCGGAATCGGAGGTCACCGAGGACTGCCCTGATCCGGAGGCGCAGGCCTCGACCAGGCGGGGAGCCGTGTTCGGGTGCTCCGACGGCGCCGTCGTGGTGACCGAGGAGGACGGCGGTGATCTCGCGGCGGAGCGGATCCCCTACCCCGACGGCGCCGACCCGGTGCGGTCCTTCCACCACCGTCCCACCACCCCCGTTCTGGCGGGAGAGACCGGCGACGGAGCGGTGCGGGTTCTCGACATCGCCGCGGAGGCCTGGACTCCCATCGACACGGAGGAGCCCGTCCTGGCCGCGAGCGCGGCGGGCGAGGACCTGCCCGTCCTCGTTCTCGGTGCCGACGGTGCGCTGCGCTCGTACGACCCGGAGTCGGGGGAGGAACTCGCCGGGACCGACCT includes the following:
- the aztB gene encoding zinc ABC transporter permease AztB; the encoded protein is MDWLFAPFEVSFVARALVAGVLVSGICALAGAWVVLRGMAFLGDAMAHGMLPGVALASLLGGNLFLGAALSAVVMALGVTALTRSPRMSQDTSIGLLFVGMLSLGVIIVSHSQSFAVDLTALLFGDVLAVRPRDLAVLAVALAGAAVLSLVGHRAFVALCFDSRKAVTLGLRPRLAHAGMLGLVTLAIVASFHVVGTLLVFGLLIAPAAAMVLWARRIPVIMLGAAILGALSTFTGLLVSWHTGTAAGATITATAVVLFFLSAGATYVWGHRPATRAVAADGHPGKDLVYTR